From the Meleagris gallopavo isolate NT-WF06-2002-E0010 breed Aviagen turkey brand Nicholas breeding stock chromosome 19, Turkey_5.1, whole genome shotgun sequence genome, one window contains:
- the LOC104913653 gene encoding cysteine-rich tail protein 1-like, translating to MDRGVTLENPYASVNIPRSQFQQSFITHYLEDEPTSPTVIANPTVVPVHSTEEQAGSWDKQPISTEKSWSRPYNPYASMKMPNGESPNSFYTVTLDKPPKGHGHEDDGRSGCRRCCPCCRKCCCVIS from the coding sequence ATGGATCGCGGTGTTACCCTGGAGAACCCCTACGCCAGCGTGAACATCCCACGGTCCCAGTTCCAGCAGAGCTTCATCACTCACTACCTGGAGGACGAACCCACATCACCCACCGTCATTGCCAACCCCACCGTCGTGCctgtgcacagcacagaggagcAGGCGGGCAGCTGGGACAAGCAGCCCATTTCCACAGAGAAGTCCTGGTCCCGGCCTTACAATCCCTATGCCAGCATGAAGATGCCCAATGGGGAATCACCCAACTCCTTCTACACTGTCACCCTGGACAAGCCACCCAAGGGCCATGGGCACGAAGATGATGGGAGGAGCGGCTGTCGCAGGTGCTGCCCCTGCTGCAGAAAGTGCTGCTGTGTCATCTCCTAA
- the LOC100547901 gene encoding RING finger protein 224 → MSQAGSSPCAEDGGPRAEAHTRTPSRGSQKLECIICYSSYDLCGRLPRRLYCGHTFCQACLKRLDAVANEQRWIPCPQCRQNTPTPRGGVTMLDLDLATFLLVKADKEHPRVAARSLQDVATKGSCKEPPVTQQPLGLCQDAVPWAPFPNRGCCRPCICCGVTAAFET, encoded by the coding sequence ATGTCCCAGGCTGGTAGCAGCCCCTGTGCAGAGGACGGGGGGCCACGTGCCGAGGCACACACGCGCACCCCAAGCCGGGGCAGCCAGAAGCTTGAGTGCATCATCTGCTACTCCTCATATGACCTGTGTGGCCGGCTGCCTCGCCGACTCTACTGCGGCCATACCTTCTGCCAGGCCTGCCTCAAACGCCTGGACGCCGTCGCCAACGAGCAGCGCTGGATCCCCTGCCCACAGTGCCGCCAAAATACGCCCACACCGCGCGGCGGTGTCACCATGCTCGACCTCGACCTGGCCACTTTCCTCCTCGTCAAGGCTGACAAGGAGCATCCCCGGGTGGCCGCACGCTCCCTGCAGGATGTGGCCACCAAGGGCTCGTGCAAGGAGCCGCCGGTCACACAGCAGCCGCTGGGGCTGTGCCAAGACGCAGTGCCCTGGGCACCGTTCCCGAACCGTGGCTGCTGCCGGCCGTGCATCTGCTGTGGGGTGACAGCAGCTTTTGAGACCTGA
- the LRRC26 gene encoding leucine-rich repeat-containing protein 26 — MLTRGHGRTLPGQASLQKYLLRKVRLHPEHTTVCSGECVQLPGAGHIQLLTAPKGARQGRVSGQGEGSWHPALGATPMPGTGEPPPHGWATMGRWRGPRILLAVLLLLCPLPAPACPHTCHCWAGDVDCNQRALHEVPRLLPTNASTLWLGYNLIAVLGARAFPSLPVLLRLSLTHNRLEKIHRQALLGLGALQELDLSDNYLSVLSSETFLPLTSLSILNLGYNRLEQLEAGVPPALPQLQAIFLNGNPWMCSCSILPLWRWLGHNREKVPERSSLQCMFPESLNTYPIMAFGNDSFQQCQTVPLSVQNYAAFLLIGPFSFLASIFCCTLIGSIVVVYQHLRKEPQTWKRPLSSGCH, encoded by the exons ATGCTAACTCGAG GGCACGGCCGCACCTTGCCAGGGCAGGCatcactgcaaaaatatttgctaagaAAAGTGCGGCTCCACCCCGAGCACACCACAGTGTGCAGTGGGGAATGCGTGCAGCTACCGGGAGCCGGGCACATCCAGCTGCTCACTGCACCCAAGGGTGCCAGGCAGGGACGCGTGTCTGGGCAAGGCGAGGGGAGCTGGCATCCCGCCCTGGGAGCAACCCCGATGCCAGGGACTGGGGAGCCCCCACCGCATGGGTGGGCAACCATGGGCAGATGGAGGGGTCCCCGCATCCTGCTGGCCGTACTGCTCCTCCTGTGCCCGCTGCCCGCTCCAGCGTGTCCCCACACCTGCCACTGCTGGGCAGGGGACGTGGACTGCAACCAGCGTGCCCTGCACGAGGTGCCGCGGCTCCTGCCCACCAATGCCAGCACCCTCTGGCTCGGCTACAACCTCATCGCCGTGCTCGGGGCCCGTGCTTTCCCTTCCCTGCCGGTGCTGCTGCGGCTCAGCCTGACCCATAACCGCTTGGAGAAGATCCACCGGCAGGCGCTGCTGGGACTCGGGGCGCTGCAGGAGCTGGACCTCAGTGACAACTACCTGTCTGTGCTGAGCTCCGAGACCTTCCTGCCCCTCACCAGCTTGTCTATCCTCAACTTAGGCTACAacaggctggagcagctggaggcagGGGTGCCACCTGCCTTGCCTCAGCTCCAAGCGATCTTCCTGAATGGGAACCCCTGGATGTGCTCCTGCAGCATCCTGCCCCTCTGGCGCTGGCTGGGACACAACAGGGAGAAAGTGCCAG AGAGGAGTTCTCTCCAGTGCATGTTCCCAGAATCACTGAACACGTACCCGATCATGGCCTTTGGGAATGATTCCTTCCAGCAGTGTCAGACGGTCCCGCTGTCAGTCCAGAACTACGCTGCCTTTCTGCTCATCGGGCCCTTCTCCTTCCTGGCCAGCATCTTCTGCTGTACCTTGATAGGCTCCATTGTGGTCGTTTACCAGCATCTACGCAAAGAACCCCAAACCTGGAAGAGACCCCTCAGCAGTGGGTGTCACTGA